Part of the Vagococcus teuberi genome, TTCTTCTAAATCAACAGCTGATATAGTCCCTGAAATCTTACCAGTTAATAATTTTTGAATTTCGCTACCTGAAAAATCAGCATTCGTTTCACCTAACACATAAATCAAATCTGATGCTTCTTTAAAATCTTGAGTTGTAACATGGGATAAATCCTCAACTACGCCAACCATTCCTATCATAGGTGTTGGGTAGATAGACTGATTATTCGTTTCATTGTATAACGAAACATTACCTGAAATAACGGGCGTATCAAATGCTTCACACGCTCGAGCAATTCCTCTTGCTGCTTGATCTAACTCATAGAATCCTTCAGGTTTTTCTGGTGAACCAAAGTTTAAACAGTCTGTAATAGCTAATGGTCTTGCACCACTTGCCACAATATTTCTAGCTGCTTCACTCACCGCCATTTTTCCGCCTTCTTTTGGATCTAAATACAAGTATCTCGCATTACAATCAGTTGTCATCGCAAGAGCTTTTTGTGTTCCTCTTACACGTAGGACAGCAGCATCACTACCAGGACCTACAACAGTATTAGTACGAACTTGTGAGTCATATGTTCCGTATAATGATTGTTTTGACGCAATAGTTGGTTGGGCTAAAAGAGATAATGTTGTTTGTTTAAAGTCTTTTATTTTAGGTTTATATGCTTCTTGTTTTTCAAATTCAATGATGCGTTTTGGTTTTTCTTGTTCGTTATGATACACCGGCGCATCTTCCGCTAACGAGTCAACAGGAATATCCGCGACTTTTTCTCCTTGGAAAAATAATTTATAACGCTTGTCCATTGTTACATGACCAATTGTTACAGCATCTAAACCGTAAGATTCAAATAATTCGATGACTTGTTGTTCTTTTCCTTTTTTGATACAAAGTAACATTCTTTCTTGTGACTCAGATAACATCATTTCATAAGGTGTCATGTCTGTTTCACGTTGTGGCACGTCATCTAAGTAAAGTTCTAATCCTGATCCAGCTTTTGACGCCATCTCTGAACTTGAAGAAACCAAACCAGCCGCACCCATATCTTGAATTCCGACTAAACAATCTGAATGATTTAAAATCAAATCAAGACACGCTTCCATTAAGCCTTTTTCCATGAATGGATCGCCTACTTGTACCGCAGAACGTTGTTGTTCTTCACCTTCTACAAACTCAACTGACGCAAACGTTGCACCATGAATCCCATCTCGTCCTGTTTTTGCTCCAACGTACATGATTGGATTACCAATTCCTTTTGCTTGTCCTTTTTGGATGTCTTCATGTCTAATTAAACCAACACACATCGCATTCACTAGTGGGTTGCCTTCATAACACGTGTCAAACGCAATCTCGCCACCAACAGTTGGTATCCCAATACTATTACCATAGCCACCAATCCCCGCGACTACTTTTTCAATTAAATATTTAGTACGATTAGTTTTAATTTCACCAAAACGTAAAGAATTCAACATGGCAATCGGTCTAGCACCCATACTAAAAATATCACGAATAATTCCACCAACTCCTGTAGCTGCCCCTTCATAAGGTTCAACCGCTGATGGATGATTGTGACTTTCTGCTTTAAACACAACAGCTAACCCATCTCCAATATCCACAATCCCAGCACCTTCACCAGGCCCTTGTAAAACATGTTGGTTCGATGTTGGAAAATGTTTTAGCACAGGTTTACTATTTTTATAAGAACAATGCTCACTCCACATGACAGCAAACAAACCTGTTTCTGTGTAGTTGGGTAAACGACCTAAAATCGAATCAGCTATGTACTCATACTCAGAGTCTTTCAAACCCCATTCTTGATAAATCTTAGATTCTTTCACTTCTTCTGGAGTCATTGTTTGTGCTTTTACCATGTTATGCCGTCACCTTTCTTAAATGATTTACGATTGATTGAAATAGTTTTTTGCCATCAGAACTACCTAATAAATCTTCCATCGCGCGTTCTGGATGGGGCATTAAACCAATAATATTTCCTTCCTTATTTGTAATGCCTGCAATGTCTTCCACACTGCCATTTGGATTTGT contains:
- the purL gene encoding phosphoribosylformylglycinamidine synthase subunit PurL, producing the protein MVKAQTMTPEEVKESKIYQEWGLKDSEYEYIADSILGRLPNYTETGLFAVMWSEHCSYKNSKPVLKHFPTSNQHVLQGPGEGAGIVDIGDGLAVVFKAESHNHPSAVEPYEGAATGVGGIIRDIFSMGARPIAMLNSLRFGEIKTNRTKYLIEKVVAGIGGYGNSIGIPTVGGEIAFDTCYEGNPLVNAMCVGLIRHEDIQKGQAKGIGNPIMYVGAKTGRDGIHGATFASVEFVEGEEQQRSAVQVGDPFMEKGLMEACLDLILNHSDCLVGIQDMGAAGLVSSSSEMASKAGSGLELYLDDVPQRETDMTPYEMMLSESQERMLLCIKKGKEQQVIELFESYGLDAVTIGHVTMDKRYKLFFQGEKVADIPVDSLAEDAPVYHNEQEKPKRIIEFEKQEAYKPKIKDFKQTTLSLLAQPTIASKQSLYGTYDSQVRTNTVVGPGSDAAVLRVRGTQKALAMTTDCNARYLYLDPKEGGKMAVSEAARNIVASGARPLAITDCLNFGSPEKPEGFYELDQAARGIARACEAFDTPVISGNVSLYNETNNQSIYPTPMIGMVGVVEDLSHVTTQDFKEASDLIYVLGETNADFSGSEIQKLLTGKISGTISAVDLEEEVVIQAKLLQAIQSGYVKSAHDCAEGGLLISVIESTFGNGLGVDIKTNLATELVFAETSGRFVVSVSPEDKDAFESVLKKDATLLGKVTNDGVIKVSTADDSLELPVAKAKEVWEEAIPCLMK